CCGCTCCTGTGTATCACCCCGTCCGCTCATGACCGCATCTCCTCGTTGCCCACTCCATGCTCCGCGCTTTTTTCAGCGCTGTCAAACCGTGTCCCGAGGGTATCGTGCACGGTCCGGCTATTGCGTTGTTGCATATCTGCCTTCGACACCTCCGCCCACCTTGACCCCGCTCAGCCTATGGTAATCTACCCCCTCCCATCCCGACCCCACCCATAAAAGCAATGAGCCGATTCTGGAGCAACATCGTCAGCGAGCTGACCCCCTACGTCCCTGGCGAGCAGCCGAAACTGCCCGACCTGGTGAAACTCAACACCAACGAAAACCCCTACGGCCCGTCGCCGCAGGTGCTGGCCGCGTTGCGCGACGCCAGCAACGACAGCCTGCGCCTCTACCCCGATCCCACGGCGAGCGAACTGAAGCAAACCCTGGCCGACTACCACGGGCTGAGCAGCGCGCAAGTGTTCGTCGGCAATGGTTCCGACGAGGTGCTGGCGCTGGCCTTCATGGCCTTGCTCAAGCACGATGCGCCGCTGTTGTTCCCGGACATCAGCTACAGCTTCTATCCCGTGTATTGCAAACTGTATGGCATCGATTACCGTACGGTAGCGCTCGACGAGGCCATGCGCATCCGTCCGCAAGACTACCAGGGCCCGTGCGGCGCCATCATCTTCCCGAATCCCAACGCGCCCACGGGCGTGGACTTGCCGCTGGCCGGCGTGGAAGCGATGTTGCGCGCCCATCCCGACGCGGTGGTGGTGGTCGATGAAGCGTATGTGGATTTTGGCGGCGAGAGCGCCGTGGCGCTGGTCGAGCGGTATCCGAACTTGCTGGTGGTGCAGACGTTCTCGAAATCGCGCTCCTTGGCCGGCTTGCGCGTGGGTTGCGCCTTCGGTCATGCGGACCTGATCGAGGCGCTGGAAAGAGTCAAGAACAGTTTCAACTCGTATCCGCTGGACCGGTTGGCGCTGGCCGGCGCCGTCGCTTCGCTGCACGACGAAGCGTATTTCCAGCAGACGTGCCAGGCCGTCATCGCCAGCCGCGAACAGCTGGCGGCGGACTTGACTGAGTTGGGCTTCCAGGTGCTGCCGTCGGTGGCCAACTTCGTCTTTGCCCGCCACCCGCAGCATGACGCGGCGCAACTGGCAGCCGGCTTGCGCGCCCGCTGCGTGATCGTGCGCCATTTCAATGCCCCGCGCATCAGCCAGTATTTGCGCATCAGCATCGGCAACCCGGCCGAGTGTGCAGCCTTGATGGCGGCCTTGCGCGCAATACTGTGACGCCGTGCTGACCTTCGTTCCTGCCAGCCTGGCCGATGGCGAGGCACTGGCCAGCCTGCGCGTGGCCGCCATGCGCGAAAGCCTCGAGCGCATCGGCCGCTATGATCCGCAGCGGGCGCGCCAGCGCTTCCTGGCCACGTTCGACCCCGACTGCACCTGGCAGTTGCGCCACGGCAGCGCGCTGGCAGGCTTTTATGTGTTGCGCCCGCAAGCGGAGTATTTGCTGCTCGACCACCTCTACCTGGATCCAGAATACCAGCGGCAAGGCATGGGTGCGGCCGTGCTGGCGCGCGTGTTTGCCGAGGCCGATGCGGGCCGCAAGAGCGTGCGCGTGGGCGCCTTGCGCGGCAGCGAGGCGAACCGCTTCTATGTGTGGCACGGCTTCGTGCCCGATGGCGAGGAAGCGTTCGACCTGTATTATCGGCGCGCACCCAAACCTTGATGCTGCCGACGGCGACTGTTTGTGCAACAATAATCGGATTCATACCTCGACAGGACGGACAATATGGCAAAAGTGGCATTCATCGGTTTGGGCGTCATGGGTTTCCCCATGGCAGGCCATCTGGCGGCGGGCGGGCACGACGTCACCGTGTACAACCGCAACCCGGCCCGCGCGGCGGCCTGGCTGGAGCAGCACAAGGGCAACAGCGCCGCCACGCCGGCCGCCGCCGCTGCGGGCGCCGAGTTCGTCTTCACCTGCATCGGCAACGATAACGACCTGTACCAGGTGATCCTGGAAGAGGGCGGCTTGCTGTCCGCTATGGCGCCGGGCAGCATCCTGATCGACCATACGACGGCGTCGGCCGAAGCGGCGCGCACCATCCATGCGGCGGCTAAAGAGCAGGGCGTGTTCTTCCTCGACGCGCCCGTGTCCGGCGGCCAGGCGGGCGCGGAAAACGGCAAGCTGACGGTGATGGTGGGCGGTGATGCGCAAGCGTATGCGCGCGCCGAGCCCGTCATCGCGCTGTTCTCGCGCGCCGTCACCTACATGGGCGCTTCCGGTTCCGGCCAGCTGACGAAAATGGTCAACCAGATCTGCATCGCGGGCCTGGTGCAAGCCTTGAGCGAAGGCATCGCCTTTGCGGAAAACGCGGGCCTCGATGCGGCCCTGGTGGTCGACGTGATTTCGAAGGGTGCGGCGCAGTCGTGGCAGCTGGAAAACCGGGGCAAGACCATGATCGAGCGCAAGTTCGACTTCGGTTTCGCCGTCGACCTGATGCGCAAGGATCTGGGCATCTGCCTGGCCGAAGCCCAGCGCAACGGCAGCGACTTGCCCGTGACGACCTTGACGGACCAGTTCTATGGCGAAGTGCAGCAGGCGGGCGGCAACCGTTTTGATACGTCCAGCCTGATCACCCGCTTGAACAAAAAGTAACTCTTTAACGCATCAGCAAACGGCGGCGCGTCCCTGCAAAGGGCCGCGCCGCTCGTCGTTTACGTCAGCATCAACCTTAAAACGTCAGTTTCCGGAACATCCGGTTTCGATTTTCATGGAAAAGCATGGACTTCGCTAGCTCATCGTGTATTATTAAAAAACGAGATGAAATGTCCCAATTTTTAAAACATTATGAGCGGACCCGCATGAAAACCAACTCCTCAGCGATAACACGCGTTGTCGACAAGAACATTCCCTACCTGTCTTCCGCCGTTGCCATCTGGCGCCCCCGCGCCGTGCTGCGCAGCTGGCCCGGCGTGGCCATCGCGCTGGTGATCGCCCTGTCGGCCACCTTTATTTCCAGTAATTACGGCGGCCCGCAACTGCTGTACGCGCTGTTCTTCGGCCTGGCCTTCCACTTCCTCGCGTCGGACCCCACCTGCAAGCCCGGCATCGAATTTTGCAGCAAGATTCTGCTGCGCACGGGCGTGGCCCTGCTGGGCGCGCGCATCACCTTCAATCAGATCGCCTCGGTGGGTGTGACGCCCTTGCTGATCGTCGTCGGCGGCCTGGTGGCGACCTTGGGCTTTGGCTACCTGCTGGCCAAGTGGCTGAAACGGCCCATCACGGAAGGCATTTTGTCGGGCGGCTCGGTGGCCATCTGCGGCGCCTCGGCCGCGCTGGCCATCTCGGCCGTGCTGCCGCAAACCAAGGAAAACGAAAAATTCACGCTGCTGACGGTGGTGGGCGTGACGTCGCTGTCGACCCTGGCCATGATCGTCTATCCGCTGCTGGTCAAGCTGCTGGGCTTTGACCCGACGGAAGCGGGCGTGTTCATCGGCGGCACGATTCATGATGTGGCGCAAGTGGTGGGTGCCGGCTACCTGGTCAGCAACCACACGGGCGACGTGGCTACCTTCGTCAAGCTGACGCGCGTCGCCTGCCTCGTGCCCGTCGTGCTGGGCCTGTCGATCATGTTCAAGCGCAAGGATGGCAAGAGTGAAGTCGACGCGCCGCCGCTGGTGCCGTTTTTCCTGATCGGCTTTGTCTGGCTCGTCATCACGAACAGCCTGGGCCTGATCCCGCAGGAAGTCAATGGCTGGATCAACAATGCCTCGCGCGCCTGTCTCGTCATCGCCATTGCCGCGCTGGGCGTGAAAACCTCGTTCCAGTCGCTGGCCTCGCTGGGCTGGCGTCCCGTCATCATGCTGGTGATGGAAACGGTGTGGATCGCCGCCTTCGTCGCCATCGCCGTCCTGCTGACGCGCTAAGCGAGCCGGGCCAGCCATGAAGATCCTTGTCCTCGGCGCCGGCGTGGTCGGCACGGCATCGGCCTGGTACTTGCGCCAGGCGGGCCACGACGTGCGCGTGCTCGAGCGCCAGGCGGGCGCGGCGCAGGAAACCAGTTTTGCCAACGGCGGGCAGATTTCCGTTTCGCATGCGGAGCCGTGGGCCAATCCCGCCACCCTGCGCAAAGTCCTGACCTGGCTGGGCAAGGACGACGCGCCGCTGCTGTTCCGTCCCCGCCTCGATACGCTGCAATGGCAGTGGGCCCTGCATTACCTGCGTGAATGTTTGCCATCGAGGGTGTCGCGCAATATGCGCCAGATCGTCGCCCTGGCCGAATACAGCCGCCAGAGTTTGCAGGCGCTGCGGCGCGAGACGTGCATCGCCTACGACCACCTGGAACGGGGCATCCTGCATTTCTATACGGACCAGCAGGAGTTCGACAAATCGCAGTCGGGCGCCGCGCTGCTGCGCGAGCTGGGTTGCCCGCGCAACACCGTCAGCGCCGATGAAGTGATCCGCATCGAGCCAGCTCTGGCCCATGCGCGCCAGCACATCGTCGGCGGCGACTTTACGGCCAGCGACGAGTCGGGCGACGTGCATCTGTTTACCACGGCGCTGGCGGCCCGCGCGGTGGCGGCCGGCGTGGATTTCTGCTTTGGCACGACAGTGACCCGCTTGCTGCTGGACGGCGAAAGAGTGACTGGCGTGGAATGCATCGATGCGCAGGGCCGCCACCGCAGCGAGCGGGCGGACGCCGTCGTGGTGGCCATGGGCAGCTTTTCCGCGCCATTGCTGCAGCCGCTGGGCATCCGGTTGATGCTGTATCCGGGCAAGGGTTATTCGGCCACGTATCCGATCATCGACCCCGTCAGCGCGCCGTCTGTGTCGCTGACGGACGACGGCCACAAACTGGTGTTTTCACGCCTGGGCGAGCGCCTGCGCGTGGCGGGTACGTGCGAGCTGAACGGCTACACGCGCGAATTGAACCCCGTGCGCTGCGCCGCCATCACGCGCAGAGTGCAAGCGCTGTTCCCTGATGCCTGTGATTACAGCGACCCCGTCTACTGGGCCGGCTTGCGCCCGCTCACGCCATCGAACGTGCCCTACATCGGCGCCACGCGCTACCGCCAGCTTTACCTCAACACGGGCCACGGCACCCTGGGCTGGACCATGGGCTGCGGCGCGGGCAAGGCTATCGCCGAGCTCGTATCCAGGCGGCGGCCTGAAGTCGATTTTGCGTTTTGCGGCGAAGCCCCCCGGCATGAGGCCGCTTTGGTTCACCTTAGGAGAGTACCACGATGAGAGACGCCACCACCCCCAGCCAGCCACCGACCGGCCTGACCCTGGCCGGCACCACTTACCAGTCGCGCCTGCTGGTGGGCACCGGCAAGTACAAGGATTTCGAGGAAACGCGCCTGGCCATCGAAGAGAGCGGTGCCGAGATCGTCACCGTCACGATCCGCAGGGTCAACATTGGCCAGGAAAAGGGCGAGCCGAACCTGCTCGACTTCATCCCGCCGTCGAAATACACGATTTTGCCCAACACGGGCGGCTGCTACAACGCGCGCGACGCCGTCTACACCTTGCAGCTGGCGCGCGAGCTGCTGGGCGGGCACCCGCTGTGCAAGCTGGAAGTATTGGGCGACGAAAAGACCCTGTTCCCGAACATGCCGGAAACGTTAAAGGCGGCCGGGGAGCTGGTACGCGACGGCTTCCAGGTGATGGTGTATTGCAGCGACGACCCCATCCAGGCGCGCATGCTGGAAGACCTCGGCTGCATCGCCGTCATGCCGCTGGCGTCATTGATCGGCTCGGGCATGGGCATTCTGAATCCGTGGAATCTGTCGCTGATCATCGAGCAAGCCAGGGTCCCCGTGCTGGTCGATGCCGGTGTCGGCACGGCGTCGGACGCGGCCATCGCCATGGAACTCGGTTGCGACGGCATCCTGATGAATACCGCCATCGCGGCGGCGCGCGAACCGATCCGCATGGCGCGCGCCATGAAACTGGCAGTGCAGGGCGGACGCGAGGCCTATCTGGCCGGACGCATGCCCCGGAGAGCAGGCGCCATGAGCGCATCGCCCTCGTCGCCGATGGCCGGGCTGATCGCCTGAGCCAGATTTGTAGCAAGGCAGTTGATTATCGTTTCAAGCGTTTATAAAAACCACAATACCTGGAGATGACATGAAACACACACTCGTAGCGGCAGCCGTCCTGGCCACCTTCTTCGCCGGCAACGCCAGCGCCCAATCGTCCGTCACCGTGTACGGTTTGCTCGACGCGGGCCTGACGTCCGAACACGGCGGCGCGGACGGTTCCGTCACCAAGCTGGCCACCGGCGTGCAGTCGGGCAGCCGCATCGGCTTCAAGGGCACGGAAGACCTGGGCAACAATCTGAAGGTCAACTTCTTGCTGGAAAATGGACTGGATCTTGACACGGGCGCCAACCGCCAGGGCGCGCTGTTTGGCCGCAAGGCCTATGTGGGCCTGTCCGGCGGCTTCGGTGCCGTCAACCTGGGCTTGCAACACAACCCGCTGTTTACCGCGCTGGACAATATCGACCCGTTCGAGACGGGCCTGACGGGCGCCTCGCTTAACCTGATGAGCGTGGCCAGCCTGCGCACGAAAAACGCCATTATGTACGAGACGCCGAAGGTGAAGGGCTTGTCGGCCGCCATCATGGTTGGCCTCGGTGAAAAACCGGAAAGCGCCAGCCTGGGCCGCACCATCGACTTTTCCATCGATTACGCCAACGGCCCGCTGGTGCTGACCCTGGCGCACGATAATCGCAAGGACACGCCGCTGAACACGGCCAAGGTCACCTTGCTGGGCGGCACCTACGACTTCGGCCCCGCCAAGCTGCACGCCGCGTATGAAACGGACAAGGACGATGCGGGCACGGATTTCCGCAGCTACATGCTGGGCGTGTCGGCGCCGGTCAGCGCGGCGGGCAGCGTGATGGCGTCGTACATCAAGAAGGATGACCGCACGAATGCGCGCCGCGGCGGGCGCCAGCTGGCCATCGGCTACACCTATGCCTTGTCCAAGCGCACCAATCTGTACACCTCGTACGGGCGCATCAACAACGATGGCGCGGGCACCAACTTCGTTGGCGATGCATCGAGCGGCGGCAGCGTGCCCTTGCCTGGGCATAACTCAAGCGCCTTCACGGCTGGCATGCGCCTGAAGTTCTAAGACGCGGCGCAGGAGGAACCGATGGCGGGCTGTCTGTTGCGGATAGCCCGCCATTGTTGTTTCAGCAGTGGGGCAAAGTCACGGATTCCGGATTCAGGAATGAAACAGTCCGATTTTTCATGAATTTTCATTGACAGCGCATTTCGCAACCGTTAAATTGAATACGTATTTCAAATATCGGAACAAAATATACCGATTTTTTATAAAACTGTAAGGAGACTGAGCCATGACCGATTTGTCCGACCAAAAAGCCGCCGCCGCTGCCGCAGTGAATCCACCCGCTTCAGTGGGCCCGCAAAAGATGACGCCGTCCGAAGCGTTCGTGGAAACCCTGGCCGCCAATGGCGTGACCGACATGTTCGGCATCATGGGCTCGGCCTTCATGGACCCGATGGACATTTTCGCGCCCGCCGGCATCCGGCTGATCCCCGTCGTGCACGAGCAGGGCGCCGGCCACATGGCCGACGGCTATGCCCGCGTTTCGGGCCGCCATGGCGTCGTCATCGGCCAGAACGGCCCCGGCATCAGCAATTGCGTGACCGCCATCGCCGCCGCCTACTGGGCGCATACGCCCGTCGTCATCATCACGCCGGAAACGGGCACGATGAGCATGGGCCTGGGCGGCTTCCAGGAAGCGAACCAGTTGCCGATGTTCGAGGAATTCACGAAATACCAGGGCCACGTGACCCATCCCGCCCGCATGGCGGAATTTACGGGCCGCTGCTTCGACCGCGCCATGTCGGAAATGGGCCCGACGCAACTGAACATCCCGCGCGATTATTTCTATGGTGAAATCAAGGCGGAAATCCCCAAGCCGAACCGCCTGGACCGTGGCGCCGGCGGCGAACACAGCCTCAATGAGGCGGCCGAACTGCTGGCGAAAGCCAAGTTCCCCGTGATCATTTCGGGCGGCGGCGTCGTCATGGGCGAAGCCATCGAGGAATGCAAGGCGCTGGCCGAGCGCCTCGGCGCACCCGTCGTCAACAGCTACCTGCACAACGACTCGTTTCCTGCCAGCCATCCGCTGTGGTGCGGCCCGCTCGGCTACCAGGGTTCCAAGGCGGCCATGAAACTGATCGCCCAGGCCGACGTCGTCGTCGCTCTCGGTTCGCGCCTGGGCCCGTTCGGCACCTTGCCGCAGCACGGCATGGATTACTGGCCGAAGAATGCCAAGATCATCCAGATCGATGCGGATAACAAGATGCTGGGCCTGGTGAAAAAGATTTCGGTGGGCATCTGCGGCGACGCCAAGGCGGCCGCCAAAGCGATTCTTTCCCGCCTGGATGGCAAGAGCCTCGATTGCGACGCGACGCGCGAGGAGCGCTTTGCCACCGTGCAAGCCGAGAAGGCCGCGTGGGAAGACGAACTGGACAACTGGACGCACGAAAAAGATGCGTACAGCCTGGACATGATCGAAGAGCAAAAGAAAGAGCCGGGCAATTACTTGCACCCGCGCCAGGTCTTGCGCGAGCTGGAAAAAGCCATGCCGGAAGACGTGATGGTGTCGACCGACATCGGCAACATCAACTCGGTGGCCAATAGCTATCTGCGCTTCGAAAAGCCGCGCAGCTTCTTTGCGGCGATGAGCTTTGGTAACTGCGGCTATGCGTTCCCGACCATCATCGGCGCCAAGGTGGCCGCACCGCACCGTCCAGCCGTGTCGTATGCGGGCGACGGCGCCTGGGGCATGAGCTTGATGGAAACGATGACCTGCGTGCGCCACAACATCCCGGTGACGGCCGTGGTCTTCCACAACCGCCAGTGGGGCGCGGAAAAGAAAAACCAGGTCGATTTCTACAACCGCCGCTTTGTCGCCGGTGAGCTCGACAACCAGAGCTTTGCCGAGATTGCGCGGGCCATGGGCGCCGAAGGCATCACGGTCGACAAGCTGGAAGACGTGGGTCCAGCCTTGAAGAAAGCGATCGACATGCAAATGAATGAAGGCAAGACCACCATCATCGAAATCATGTGCACGCGCGAACTGGGCGACCCGTTCCGCCGCGATGCGCTGAGTAAACCTGTGCGGCATTTGGACAAGTATAAAGACTACGTTTGATGTGCTGGTGTTGTTGGATTACGCCCTGGCGGGCTAATCCAACCTACGTGTAGCACGTATCGAATGTGTAGGTCGGATTAGCCGGGCGCAAGCCCGGCGTAATCCGACACCACCCGAACAAACGCTTGCGAGTAAAGCAACAAGCCCGATCCTTGTATGACCCCGGCAATCGCCGGGTTTTATGTGCCGGAGCCATCTTTGTGCTTCCATGGTTCCGGCACTTTTTTTACCGAATTGGAGTCGCCATGAAAGCCCTGCACCGCATCATCGCGCAAGCCCGCGCCGTGCCGAAAAACATCGTCTTGTGCGAGGGCGACGATGCGCGCGTATTGCAGGCGGCCGCGCGGGCGGCAAGCGAAGGCCTGGCGCACATCACCATCGTCGGCAAGCCGGCCGCCATCCTGGCCCTGGCGCGGGAACACGCGCTGGACCTGGACGCCGTGCGCCT
Above is a genomic segment from Janthinobacterium sp. 64 containing:
- the hisC gene encoding histidinol-phosphate transaminase, whose translation is MSRFWSNIVSELTPYVPGEQPKLPDLVKLNTNENPYGPSPQVLAALRDASNDSLRLYPDPTASELKQTLADYHGLSSAQVFVGNGSDEVLALAFMALLKHDAPLLFPDISYSFYPVYCKLYGIDYRTVALDEAMRIRPQDYQGPCGAIIFPNPNAPTGVDLPLAGVEAMLRAHPDAVVVVDEAYVDFGGESAVALVERYPNLLVVQTFSKSRSLAGLRVGCAFGHADLIEALERVKNSFNSYPLDRLALAGAVASLHDEAYFQQTCQAVIASREQLAADLTELGFQVLPSVANFVFARHPQHDAAQLAAGLRARCVIVRHFNAPRISQYLRISIGNPAECAALMAALRAIL
- a CDS encoding GNAT family N-acetyltransferase, yielding MLTFVPASLADGEALASLRVAAMRESLERIGRYDPQRARQRFLATFDPDCTWQLRHGSALAGFYVLRPQAEYLLLDHLYLDPEYQRQGMGAAVLARVFAEADAGRKSVRVGALRGSEANRFYVWHGFVPDGEEAFDLYYRRAPKP
- a CDS encoding NAD(P)-dependent oxidoreductase; translation: MAKVAFIGLGVMGFPMAGHLAAGGHDVTVYNRNPARAAAWLEQHKGNSAATPAAAAAGAEFVFTCIGNDNDLYQVILEEGGLLSAMAPGSILIDHTTASAEAARTIHAAAKEQGVFFLDAPVSGGQAGAENGKLTVMVGGDAQAYARAEPVIALFSRAVTYMGASGSGQLTKMVNQICIAGLVQALSEGIAFAENAGLDAALVVDVISKGAAQSWQLENRGKTMIERKFDFGFAVDLMRKDLGICLAEAQRNGSDLPVTTLTDQFYGEVQQAGGNRFDTSSLITRLNKK
- a CDS encoding YeiH family protein, with amino-acid sequence MKTNSSAITRVVDKNIPYLSSAVAIWRPRAVLRSWPGVAIALVIALSATFISSNYGGPQLLYALFFGLAFHFLASDPTCKPGIEFCSKILLRTGVALLGARITFNQIASVGVTPLLIVVGGLVATLGFGYLLAKWLKRPITEGILSGGSVAICGASAALAISAVLPQTKENEKFTLLTVVGVTSLSTLAMIVYPLLVKLLGFDPTEAGVFIGGTIHDVAQVVGAGYLVSNHTGDVATFVKLTRVACLVPVVLGLSIMFKRKDGKSEVDAPPLVPFFLIGFVWLVITNSLGLIPQEVNGWINNASRACLVIAIAALGVKTSFQSLASLGWRPVIMLVMETVWIAAFVAIAVLLTR
- a CDS encoding D-amino acid dehydrogenase, with product MKILVLGAGVVGTASAWYLRQAGHDVRVLERQAGAAQETSFANGGQISVSHAEPWANPATLRKVLTWLGKDDAPLLFRPRLDTLQWQWALHYLRECLPSRVSRNMRQIVALAEYSRQSLQALRRETCIAYDHLERGILHFYTDQQEFDKSQSGAALLRELGCPRNTVSADEVIRIEPALAHARQHIVGGDFTASDESGDVHLFTTALAARAVAAGVDFCFGTTVTRLLLDGERVTGVECIDAQGRHRSERADAVVVAMGSFSAPLLQPLGIRLMLYPGKGYSATYPIIDPVSAPSVSLTDDGHKLVFSRLGERLRVAGTCELNGYTRELNPVRCAAITRRVQALFPDACDYSDPVYWAGLRPLTPSNVPYIGATRYRQLYLNTGHGTLGWTMGCGAGKAIAELVSRRRPEVDFAFCGEAPRHEAALVHLRRVPR
- a CDS encoding thiazole synthase — encoded protein: MRDATTPSQPPTGLTLAGTTYQSRLLVGTGKYKDFEETRLAIEESGAEIVTVTIRRVNIGQEKGEPNLLDFIPPSKYTILPNTGGCYNARDAVYTLQLARELLGGHPLCKLEVLGDEKTLFPNMPETLKAAGELVRDGFQVMVYCSDDPIQARMLEDLGCIAVMPLASLIGSGMGILNPWNLSLIIEQARVPVLVDAGVGTASDAAIAMELGCDGILMNTAIAAAREPIRMARAMKLAVQGGREAYLAGRMPRRAGAMSASPSSPMAGLIA
- a CDS encoding porin, which translates into the protein MKHTLVAAAVLATFFAGNASAQSSVTVYGLLDAGLTSEHGGADGSVTKLATGVQSGSRIGFKGTEDLGNNLKVNFLLENGLDLDTGANRQGALFGRKAYVGLSGGFGAVNLGLQHNPLFTALDNIDPFETGLTGASLNLMSVASLRTKNAIMYETPKVKGLSAAIMVGLGEKPESASLGRTIDFSIDYANGPLVLTLAHDNRKDTPLNTAKVTLLGGTYDFGPAKLHAAYETDKDDAGTDFRSYMLGVSAPVSAAGSVMASYIKKDDRTNARRGGRQLAIGYTYALSKRTNLYTSYGRINNDGAGTNFVGDASSGGSVPLPGHNSSAFTAGMRLKF
- the xsc gene encoding sulfoacetaldehyde acetyltransferase, translated to MTPSEAFVETLAANGVTDMFGIMGSAFMDPMDIFAPAGIRLIPVVHEQGAGHMADGYARVSGRHGVVIGQNGPGISNCVTAIAAAYWAHTPVVIITPETGTMSMGLGGFQEANQLPMFEEFTKYQGHVTHPARMAEFTGRCFDRAMSEMGPTQLNIPRDYFYGEIKAEIPKPNRLDRGAGGEHSLNEAAELLAKAKFPVIISGGGVVMGEAIEECKALAERLGAPVVNSYLHNDSFPASHPLWCGPLGYQGSKAAMKLIAQADVVVALGSRLGPFGTLPQHGMDYWPKNAKIIQIDADNKMLGLVKKISVGICGDAKAAAKAILSRLDGKSLDCDATREERFATVQAEKAAWEDELDNWTHEKDAYSLDMIEEQKKEPGNYLHPRQVLRELEKAMPEDVMVSTDIGNINSVANSYLRFEKPRSFFAAMSFGNCGYAFPTIIGAKVAAPHRPAVSYAGDGAWGMSLMETMTCVRHNIPVTAVVFHNRQWGAEKKNQVDFYNRRFVAGELDNQSFAEIARAMGAEGITVDKLEDVGPALKKAIDMQMNEGKTTIIEIMCTRELGDPFRRDALSKPVRHLDKYKDYV